The following coding sequences lie in one Candidatus Nitrospira allomarina genomic window:
- a CDS encoding TRL-like family protein → MKNLLMAGFLGFCLLNLSGCMGVASPVAGWAYTEAKFGNQVTDGPAGTKTGTACATSILAMVATGDASQEKAMANGGITQITYVDHSAKNILGIWGEWCTIVHGS, encoded by the coding sequence ATGAAAAATTTGCTAATGGCTGGTTTCTTAGGGTTTTGTTTACTCAATTTGTCCGGATGTATGGGGGTAGCCTCACCCGTTGCAGGATGGGCTTATACTGAAGCCAAATTCGGCAACCAAGTTACTGATGGTCCTGCTGGAACTAAAACTGGGACAGCCTGTGCAACATCAATTCTTGCAATGGTTGCGACAGGTGACGCTAGTCAGGAAAAGGCCATGGCGAATGGTGGAATAACTCAGATTACCTACGTTGATCATTCCGCAAAAAATATTCTTGGAATCTGGGGTGAGTGGTGTACTATCGTGCATGGTTCGTAA
- a CDS encoding MBL fold metallo-hydrolase: MSLEDEFCDIIKKARFGQGLGIETLAELAKMEQAEVEHLEKGHRLPTKGEIQGISQALHLRVGPLISLTLDGWLPQPQPEWTTAHDLVETIKGNIGGYEVKGYLLTDPATKQALMIDTGYNAKQMLASISRRDLTLIGVCLTHGHTDHAGGLEEILSRWPVPVYLGNGDFDLLPWRPPDASIKIPADHQVIALGEMTVECLATPGHTPGGFCYLLSHKGQTLCFVGDTLFSGSVGRSNPFSLYPQHLQSVRHSLLHLPKDTALFPGHGPSTTVTEEQGHNPFA; encoded by the coding sequence ATGAGTTTAGAAGACGAATTTTGCGATATCATTAAAAAAGCACGCTTTGGCCAAGGGCTGGGTATTGAGACCCTGGCGGAATTGGCGAAAATGGAGCAGGCCGAGGTGGAGCACCTTGAGAAAGGCCATCGACTTCCGACCAAAGGCGAAATTCAAGGAATTAGCCAGGCCTTACACCTTCGTGTTGGCCCCCTAATAAGCCTGACTTTGGACGGATGGTTACCTCAGCCTCAACCGGAATGGACGACTGCACACGATCTTGTTGAGACCATCAAAGGCAACATTGGCGGGTATGAGGTCAAAGGCTATCTGTTAACGGATCCAGCCACCAAACAGGCCCTCATGATTGATACAGGGTACAATGCCAAGCAAATGCTTGCAAGCATCTCCCGGCGTGATTTGACCTTGATCGGGGTTTGCCTCACCCATGGGCACACGGACCATGCGGGAGGGCTGGAGGAGATTTTGTCTAGATGGCCGGTGCCAGTCTATCTAGGTAATGGAGATTTCGATCTGCTCCCATGGAGACCACCTGACGCCTCCATAAAAATACCAGCCGACCATCAGGTAATTGCCCTGGGAGAGATGACGGTTGAATGTTTGGCCACCCCAGGCCATACCCCTGGAGGATTTTGCTACCTGTTATCGCACAAAGGCCAAACCCTGTGTTTTGTGGGGGATACCCTCTTTTCCGGTTCGGTGGGGCGTTCCAACCCTTTTTCACTGTATCCACAGCATTTGCAATCAGTTCGCCATAGCCTGTTACACTTACCAAAAGACACCGCCTTGTTTCCTGGCCATGGTCCCTCCACAACAGTGACTGAGGAACAAGGGCACAATCCATTTGCCTGA
- a CDS encoding site-2 protease family protein, producing the protein MDHESPEPSTPSENKPAPPPSLLNPIAPTDPLPRTNPPAPPPLIRPISTNDMRQDHTTQTSTRKLDHWQSLEPELLETGDEVDEFPPPTPSAFSRWGLPILLFGLTVFTTLWAGAFQVNTKPVNGAWDFLMRYPGSLVNGIPFAATLLGILVTHEFGHYLLSRIHRVPASLPLFIPGPPHFIGTFGAVIRMRSAIMNRRALFDIGVAGPIAGFIAAVVAIIIGLSLSHIVPRSQTYGLQLGEPLLLQWFGWLMFGPIPPTHDIVLHPIAFAAWFGFFVTAINLLPLGQLDGGHVAFAVLGRRQRSLALGTIPILIYLGLTGWPGWILWVGLASLVGIGHPPVIDPDIVLGKHRRWVAWVALAIFIVTFAPVPFSVG; encoded by the coding sequence ATGGATCACGAATCACCTGAACCTTCCACTCCTTCAGAGAATAAGCCAGCTCCCCCACCTTCTCTGCTTAATCCCATTGCCCCCACTGATCCACTGCCTCGGACCAACCCACCTGCTCCCCCGCCTCTAATCAGGCCTATCTCCACAAACGACATGCGTCAAGACCATACAACCCAAACATCCACCCGCAAATTAGATCATTGGCAGTCACTTGAACCTGAACTACTCGAAACTGGAGATGAGGTGGACGAATTCCCTCCTCCAACTCCCAGCGCCTTTTCTCGATGGGGACTTCCTATTTTACTCTTTGGGCTTACCGTATTCACCACACTCTGGGCAGGAGCATTTCAAGTCAACACGAAACCCGTCAATGGGGCATGGGATTTTTTAATGCGCTATCCTGGCTCCTTAGTCAATGGAATCCCCTTTGCGGCAACTCTTTTAGGTATCCTGGTCACCCATGAATTCGGGCATTACCTCCTCTCTCGCATTCATCGTGTGCCTGCGTCCTTACCGCTGTTCATCCCTGGTCCTCCACACTTCATCGGTACTTTTGGGGCCGTGATTCGCATGCGATCGGCCATTATGAATCGGCGGGCCCTTTTTGATATTGGCGTTGCGGGCCCCATTGCCGGTTTTATCGCAGCAGTTGTGGCTATTATAATCGGACTCTCCCTTTCACATATCGTTCCACGATCACAAACGTACGGCTTACAGTTGGGCGAACCACTCCTACTACAATGGTTTGGCTGGCTCATGTTTGGCCCGATTCCACCTACGCACGATATTGTACTCCATCCCATTGCCTTCGCCGCATGGTTCGGATTTTTCGTCACCGCAATTAATTTACTGCCTTTGGGTCAATTGGACGGAGGTCATGTAGCATTTGCAGTGTTAGGCCGTCGGCAACGCTCACTGGCCTTGGGAACGATTCCCATCCTTATTTATTTAGGACTCACGGGTTGGCCTGGCTGGATTCTCTGGGTCGGCCTGGCTAGCCTTGTCGGGATTGGCCACCCCCCGGTCATTGACCCTGACATCGTTTTGGGCAAACACCGCCGATGGGTGGCTTGGGTGGCCTTGGCTATTTTCATTGTGACTTTCGCCCCAGTGCCGTTTTCTGTTGGCTGA
- a CDS encoding M20/M25/M40 family metallo-hydrolase: MSDYQSQLRTYIQDHRASFEDLLGQMVEVPSVSSDPEHAPDMHRMAQLAVQYLEQFGAKASIVNTSGFPSVFGEWMAGRQYPSLTIYNHLDVQPAQEPEWRQPPFAFHKDGDRYCGRGATDDKGPALTALFAAKFAREAGIPLNIRVLWELEEEIASPNFSEVLRNRKAVPASDSVLVSDTIWVAKDRPALSCGLRGLLVAKLVLRTGETDIHSGLTGGGARNPLAELCEAAYSCLDAKTGRVKIPGFYDDVVPPTRTELKNFLASGFQVRLFKEAYQLRSLRTSDPQDLLKRIWASPTFEVHGLAGGHMGPGVKTIVPAWGELKVSMRLVPNQHPSKIFRLLKKHLRTRNPDIEVINDGELEPFRGISDGPYAEALQEAVAQAFGRRPVFVREGGSIGAIAVLQRAWKVPILFMGLSLPEHGYHAPNEYFDWRQASGGIQAFVHYFDHLSRMRLEKTKTRSKPITG; this comes from the coding sequence ATGAGTGATTATCAATCCCAATTACGCACCTACATTCAAGATCACCGCGCCAGCTTTGAAGACCTCCTGGGTCAAATGGTGGAAGTGCCATCAGTGAGTTCAGACCCTGAACATGCCCCCGATATGCACCGGATGGCGCAGTTGGCCGTTCAGTATCTGGAACAATTTGGGGCCAAGGCCTCTATTGTGAACACCAGTGGTTTCCCTAGCGTGTTCGGAGAATGGATGGCCGGGCGCCAATACCCCAGCCTGACCATTTACAATCATTTAGACGTCCAACCTGCTCAGGAACCGGAATGGCGGCAGCCTCCCTTTGCCTTTCATAAAGATGGGGATCGGTATTGTGGACGTGGAGCGACGGACGATAAAGGCCCGGCGTTAACCGCCCTCTTTGCTGCAAAATTTGCCAGAGAAGCCGGCATCCCCCTGAACATCCGGGTCCTTTGGGAATTGGAAGAAGAAATTGCCAGCCCGAATTTTTCAGAGGTCCTTCGGAACCGTAAAGCGGTCCCGGCGTCCGATTCAGTTCTGGTGTCTGATACGATTTGGGTAGCCAAGGATCGGCCGGCTCTCTCCTGTGGGCTTCGCGGTTTGTTAGTCGCCAAGTTGGTGCTTCGCACAGGGGAAACCGATATTCATTCCGGTCTCACGGGCGGCGGGGCCCGCAACCCCTTGGCCGAATTATGTGAAGCCGCCTATTCCTGCTTGGACGCGAAAACCGGCCGCGTGAAAATACCAGGATTCTACGATGATGTCGTCCCGCCCACCAGAACCGAACTGAAAAATTTTCTGGCATCAGGATTTCAGGTTCGGCTTTTTAAAGAAGCCTATCAATTGCGATCGCTGCGAACATCCGATCCTCAGGATTTACTCAAACGAATCTGGGCCTCTCCCACCTTTGAAGTGCATGGGTTAGCGGGTGGGCATATGGGCCCAGGCGTAAAAACCATTGTACCGGCCTGGGGTGAACTCAAAGTGAGTATGCGATTAGTTCCCAACCAACATCCCTCAAAAATTTTCCGACTCCTGAAAAAACACCTCCGTACTCGCAATCCTGATATTGAGGTGATTAATGATGGAGAACTGGAACCCTTTCGTGGAATTTCCGATGGCCCGTATGCGGAGGCATTACAAGAAGCGGTAGCCCAGGCCTTTGGACGCCGCCCGGTATTTGTACGGGAAGGTGGATCCATCGGGGCCATTGCAGTGTTACAACGTGCCTGGAAGGTTCCGATTCTGTTTATGGGTCTCAGTCTGCCTGAACATGGGTATCATGCACCGAATGAATATTTCGATTGGAGACAAGCTTCAGGGGGGATACAAGCCTTCGTCCATTACTTCGATCACTTGAGTCGGATGCGATTAGAAAAAACCAAAACCCGATCTAAGCCAATAACAGGCTAA
- a CDS encoding c-type cytochrome, whose protein sequence is MNRLVWMGVLVLLNSLIISGLGLSYPLGTVGEQPGGEQGRELYRIHCLECHGAEGRGDGPRAALLAPRPGNLVSAAISAKTDAELLEIIAEGVPRTAMSGWSHQLSADERRNILAFIRTLVHFQELPSAQVPSSGP, encoded by the coding sequence ATGAATCGACTGGTATGGATGGGTGTCCTGGTTCTACTGAACAGCCTGATTATTTCAGGGTTAGGCTTGTCCTATCCGTTAGGGACTGTGGGTGAGCAACCAGGAGGGGAGCAGGGGCGAGAGCTCTATCGAATTCATTGTTTGGAATGTCATGGGGCGGAAGGACGGGGGGATGGGCCACGGGCAGCCCTGTTAGCCCCTCGCCCAGGAAATTTAGTTTCAGCAGCCATTTCAGCAAAAACTGATGCAGAGCTCCTCGAGATTATTGCAGAGGGAGTTCCCCGGACAGCCATGAGTGGCTGGAGTCATCAGTTGTCGGCCGATGAACGGCGCAATATTCTCGCCTTTATCCGAACCCTCGTGCATTTTCAAGAACTCCCTTCAGCTCAGGTTCCTTCTTCTGGACCTTAG
- the der gene encoding ribosome biogenesis GTPase Der, whose protein sequence is MGRPNVGKSTLFNRIVGHRTAIVDDVSGVTRDRNTAECDYQNRIFTLVDTGGLDLTTDDVIVEQIKFQTQAAIEEADLIIAVMDGRVGLSPLDADLVKLLRPVKKPVFLAINKIDTPQAEPLLADFYKLGIKTIFPISAEGGLGVDELLEALLPYLPYATENEVQQETPRIAVVGRPNVGKSTLVNAILGERRLIVSDIPGTTRDPIDSMVSLHGRQYIFTDTAGLRRRGRIERGIEGYSVVRAIRALGQSDVAVLVLDGVEGVTEQDTKIAGLISKQGRGCIILVNKWDMREGDREAYPAYNLELARRFPFFTYVPVVFGAAIQPETLTRLFPKIDQVVADFSKRIQTRKLNLFVQELLEKNPMTLVRGNPKKSVFITQVATKPPTFALFVKSAPKVPASYLRYLENSIRTEYGFEGIPLRILLRSQ, encoded by the coding sequence GTGGGACGACCAAATGTAGGAAAATCCACGCTGTTCAATCGAATTGTCGGTCACCGTACTGCAATTGTCGATGATGTTTCCGGAGTCACTCGGGATAGAAACACCGCAGAGTGCGATTATCAGAACCGGATATTCACGTTGGTCGACACCGGTGGACTGGATCTGACTACCGACGATGTCATTGTAGAGCAGATCAAATTTCAAACCCAAGCGGCTATTGAAGAAGCGGATCTCATTATTGCTGTCATGGATGGTCGGGTGGGGTTGTCTCCGTTGGATGCCGATCTTGTTAAGCTGTTGCGACCGGTGAAAAAGCCGGTTTTTCTGGCGATCAACAAGATTGATACTCCTCAGGCTGAACCACTCTTGGCCGATTTCTACAAATTAGGGATAAAGACGATTTTTCCTATTTCGGCTGAGGGAGGATTAGGGGTGGATGAACTACTTGAAGCCCTTTTGCCCTATCTTCCTTATGCCACGGAGAATGAGGTCCAACAAGAGACCCCACGAATCGCGGTAGTTGGCCGACCCAATGTAGGGAAATCGACATTGGTCAATGCCATTCTCGGTGAACGACGTCTCATTGTCAGTGATATTCCAGGAACGACACGAGATCCGATTGATTCAATGGTCAGTCTTCATGGACGACAGTATATCTTTACAGATACGGCAGGTCTCCGGCGAAGAGGGCGGATCGAGCGTGGGATTGAAGGCTATAGTGTCGTGCGAGCCATTCGAGCGTTGGGACAATCTGATGTTGCCGTGCTGGTTTTGGATGGGGTGGAAGGAGTCACAGAACAAGATACGAAAATTGCTGGCTTAATCAGTAAACAAGGGCGAGGTTGTATTATTCTTGTAAATAAATGGGACATGCGGGAAGGGGACCGTGAAGCGTACCCCGCCTACAATCTTGAATTAGCTCGGCGATTTCCCTTTTTTACTTATGTGCCGGTTGTCTTTGGTGCCGCAATTCAACCGGAAACGCTCACGCGGCTTTTTCCTAAAATTGATCAGGTTGTGGCCGATTTTTCCAAACGCATTCAAACCCGTAAGCTGAATCTATTTGTTCAGGAACTCCTGGAAAAAAATCCCATGACGTTGGTCAGAGGCAATCCAAAAAAATCCGTATTTATTACTCAGGTGGCGACCAAGCCGCCTACCTTTGCCCTATTTGTCAAATCCGCACCTAAAGTCCCAGCCTCTTACCTCCGTTATCTAGAAAACTCCATCAGGACGGAATATGGTTTTGAGGGAATTCCGCTCCGGATATTGTTGCGCAGTCAGTAA
- a CDS encoding radical SAM/SPASM domain-containing protein, whose product MDDFKPYLVALNLTKRCNLKCEHCYLDATTKMGGGHDELTTEECFRLIDQIAQVNAGSLLVITGGEPLVRPDILEIARHAVEQRFMVVFGTNGMLIDDKMAKAMVDIGVMGVGISIDSLDPATHNAFRGLPGAWEGAMAGIEACKRNGLQFQVHFSAQPMNYKELPAVIDWSHDLGAKVLNVFFMVCTGRGEELTDITPSQYEEVLSYLVESQDKYQDMLVRARCAPHFKRLAYEKDPNSPITKAQGYMGGGCLAGTNYARVTPNGDLTPCPYMPLSAGNIRQTSFVDLWENSEVFNSFRYPHLKGKCGDCEYSEICGGCRARPYVDHGDAMDEDEWCLYTPKGGEKIKVAFNVPEVSSVEWEAAAEERLSRIPYFLRAMVKKGVERHAAEQGLPTVTIELMEELRKRRFGNEKPVFKF is encoded by the coding sequence GTGGATGATTTTAAGCCCTACCTGGTGGCTCTCAATTTAACCAAGCGATGCAATCTCAAGTGCGAACATTGTTACCTGGATGCCACGACAAAAATGGGCGGTGGGCATGATGAATTGACGACAGAGGAATGTTTCCGTCTTATTGATCAGATTGCCCAAGTCAATGCCGGTAGCCTTCTTGTGATTACCGGAGGAGAGCCGTTGGTCCGTCCCGATATTCTTGAAATCGCTCGTCATGCAGTTGAACAGCGATTTATGGTCGTATTCGGCACGAATGGAATGCTGATTGACGACAAAATGGCGAAAGCCATGGTAGACATTGGTGTGATGGGTGTAGGAATTAGTATTGATTCCCTGGATCCAGCAACACACAATGCGTTTAGAGGTTTACCTGGTGCATGGGAAGGAGCTATGGCTGGTATTGAGGCCTGCAAACGAAATGGCCTTCAATTCCAAGTACACTTCAGTGCACAGCCCATGAACTACAAAGAATTGCCAGCCGTAATCGATTGGTCACACGATTTGGGGGCTAAAGTCCTGAATGTCTTTTTCATGGTGTGCACAGGACGAGGTGAAGAGCTCACCGACATCACTCCTTCACAATATGAAGAGGTTTTGAGCTATTTGGTGGAGAGCCAAGATAAATACCAGGACATGTTGGTTCGGGCACGTTGTGCCCCACATTTTAAACGCCTGGCCTATGAAAAGGACCCAAATTCTCCCATCACCAAAGCCCAGGGCTACATGGGAGGGGGATGTCTGGCAGGGACTAACTATGCGCGGGTGACGCCCAACGGTGACCTCACGCCTTGCCCATATATGCCCTTGTCCGCAGGAAACATCCGCCAGACCAGTTTTGTCGATTTATGGGAAAATTCGGAAGTTTTCAATTCCTTTCGTTATCCACACCTTAAGGGCAAATGCGGAGATTGCGAATACAGTGAAATTTGCGGAGGGTGTCGTGCTCGTCCCTACGTGGACCACGGGGATGCGATGGATGAGGACGAATGGTGTCTATACACTCCCAAAGGGGGAGAGAAAATAAAAGTGGCTTTCAATGTTCCGGAAGTCTCGTCTGTGGAATGGGAAGCTGCTGCGGAAGAACGGCTCAGTCGCATTCCCTACTTTCTACGGGCGATGGTTAAAAAAGGCGTCGAGCGTCATGCCGCCGAACAAGGTCTTCCAACTGTGACGATTGAATTAATGGAAGAACTTCGGAAGCGTCGGTTCGGGAATGAAAAACCTGTGTTTAAGTTCTAA
- a CDS encoding universal stress protein, with product MYKTIYVPVDNSDHSNMAVELGVQFAKIFGSKIVGSHVYAAKMHDKRFKQMEAGLPEEYHDEKELDRQRQIHDSLITRGLQIITDSYLDFVDQKCAEANIPLERRSLEGRNWKAIAEDITKNGYDLTIMGALGVGAVKDSVIGSNTERVIRRIRNSDMFIVKDTKPINGGKIVVAVDGSHYSFGGLKTALALGKALNKPVEAISAFDPYFHYAAFHSISGVLNEEAGKVFRFKEQEKLHEEVIDSGLAKIYQSHLDVSRDVAQDEGEDIKTTLLDGKAFEKIIQYVRKEQPWLLIVGRIGVHSDDDMDIGSNAENLLRSAPCNILISNKKFVPPIDTQAEYTIAWTEEALRRMEKIPVFARGVAKTAIHRYAIEKGHTIISNSVIDDAVGDILPKGAMDAMKTLGGTLDAAGVDRNTMQAGNEVAQDLMGSTLSGMMSQVVEEIPAEAPEPMSAGNKSYLARMSRDYYVCGGCGYIGKGDHPVMCPVCGLDGAQFKQVDKSIFDAAAKAEGGLETQVAYDDIPMQWTKDAREAIRAVPAGFQRRRAKAKIEKTARKLGMTTITLEYSGAMIQEAASEDYTPIFANKTAGETATMVSESNKENAGDTNGADPYMWEPDALQRLERAPAGFMRDCTKALIIKHAEKIGTTTITLDVANQGIEQAKTTMEEAMKTGNVKDIVAKLTGAGAPSEAQSGAGHNG from the coding sequence ATGTACAAAACAATATATGTCCCGGTTGATAATTCAGACCATTCGAATATGGCTGTGGAACTGGGAGTGCAATTCGCGAAAATTTTCGGTTCGAAAATTGTGGGAAGCCATGTATATGCGGCCAAGATGCATGATAAGCGGTTTAAGCAAATGGAGGCAGGTCTTCCTGAGGAATATCACGATGAAAAAGAGTTAGATCGCCAACGCCAAATTCATGATTCCCTTATCACCAGAGGCTTGCAGATAATTACAGATTCATATTTGGATTTTGTCGACCAGAAATGCGCGGAAGCGAACATTCCTTTAGAGCGACGCTCACTTGAGGGGCGAAATTGGAAAGCAATTGCGGAAGATATCACAAAAAATGGGTATGACTTGACCATTATGGGAGCCTTGGGAGTTGGTGCGGTGAAGGACTCTGTGATCGGGAGCAACACAGAACGTGTGATCCGTCGGATTCGTAATTCAGACATGTTCATTGTAAAAGACACCAAACCCATAAACGGTGGGAAAATAGTAGTAGCTGTGGATGGGAGCCATTATTCCTTTGGCGGACTGAAGACCGCGCTTGCCCTGGGAAAGGCCCTCAATAAGCCGGTAGAAGCGATATCCGCATTCGATCCCTATTTTCATTATGCGGCGTTTCACAGTATTTCCGGTGTCTTGAATGAAGAGGCTGGGAAGGTGTTTCGATTTAAGGAGCAGGAAAAGCTTCACGAGGAAGTCATTGACAGCGGACTCGCGAAAATTTACCAGTCTCATCTTGATGTCTCGCGCGATGTCGCACAGGATGAGGGCGAAGATATTAAGACCACTCTACTTGACGGCAAAGCGTTTGAGAAAATCATTCAGTACGTTCGAAAAGAGCAGCCATGGCTGCTTATCGTTGGACGGATTGGGGTGCATAGCGATGATGATATGGATATTGGCAGTAATGCCGAAAATCTTTTGCGTTCAGCTCCCTGTAATATATTAATATCCAATAAGAAGTTTGTTCCTCCGATAGACACACAGGCCGAATACACAATTGCCTGGACGGAAGAAGCCTTAAGACGGATGGAAAAGATACCGGTCTTTGCGCGGGGAGTGGCCAAGACTGCGATACATCGATATGCCATCGAAAAGGGTCATACCATCATCAGTAATTCAGTCATTGATGATGCGGTTGGGGATATTTTACCCAAGGGTGCGATGGACGCAATGAAAACTCTCGGTGGTACTCTCGATGCGGCCGGAGTCGATCGGAATACTATGCAGGCAGGCAATGAAGTTGCGCAGGACCTAATGGGCTCAACCTTGAGCGGTATGATGTCCCAGGTGGTGGAGGAAATCCCGGCGGAGGCTCCTGAGCCAATGAGCGCAGGAAATAAATCGTATCTGGCTCGAATGTCGAGAGACTATTACGTCTGTGGTGGCTGTGGATATATTGGGAAAGGCGACCATCCAGTGATGTGTCCTGTTTGTGGTTTGGATGGAGCGCAATTTAAACAAGTCGATAAATCTATTTTTGATGCGGCGGCCAAAGCTGAAGGTGGCTTGGAAACACAAGTGGCATATGACGATATCCCCATGCAGTGGACGAAAGATGCTCGTGAAGCAATTCGAGCCGTTCCCGCTGGGTTCCAACGCCGACGTGCAAAAGCGAAAATCGAAAAAACGGCCAGGAAACTGGGAATGACCACGATTACCTTGGAATATTCAGGCGCGATGATTCAGGAAGCGGCAAGTGAAGACTACACACCAATTTTCGCCAATAAAACGGCTGGGGAGACGGCAACTATGGTCTCTGAATCTAATAAGGAAAACGCTGGGGACACTAATGGAGCCGACCCGTATATGTGGGAGCCGGATGCCCTCCAACGATTGGAAAGAGCTCCTGCTGGATTTATGCGGGATTGTACTAAAGCGTTAATCATTAAGCATGCTGAAAAAATTGGGACCACAACTATAACTCTGGATGTAGCGAACCAGGGCATTGAACAAGCTAAAACCACCATGGAAGAAGCCATGAAAACTGGAAATGTCAAGGACATCGTGGCCAAGTTAACCGGCGCGGGGGCTCCGTCTGAGGCTCAATCTGGAGCCGGCCACAATGGGTAA
- the metK gene encoding methionine adenosyltransferase produces the protein MRQTNFLFTSESVTEGHPDKIADQISDGILDAIIAKDKNCRVACETILTTGIAFVAGEISTRAYVEIPEIIRETIREVGYTDATWGFDYSTCSVLTAIHNQSGDIAMGVDSGGAGDQGLMFGYASNETPELMPMPIILAHRLTRKLAEVRKKNILPWVRPDGKSQVTVEYKNGKPIRIDTIVLSTQHSDAVTSKKIEKDVMEKVIIPVMPKKFFNQKNIKFHINPTGRFVTGGPMGDTGLTGRKIIVDTYGGVGSHGGGAFSGKDPSKVDRSASYMARYIAKNVVAAQLAEKCEVQLAYAIGVAEPVSVLVDTKGTEKASVEQIEKLIIKHFPLTPRGIIEHLKLRRPIYKRTAAYGHFGRNEPGFTWEKTDIANALRKGAGL, from the coding sequence ATGAGACAAACCAATTTTCTCTTTACTTCCGAATCGGTTACGGAAGGGCATCCGGATAAGATTGCCGATCAGATTTCCGACGGTATACTTGACGCAATCATTGCAAAAGACAAGAACTGCAGGGTGGCCTGTGAAACCATTCTGACTACAGGAATCGCCTTTGTGGCCGGAGAAATTTCCACCAGGGCGTATGTAGAAATTCCTGAGATTATTCGTGAGACAATTCGTGAGGTGGGATATACCGATGCGACATGGGGATTTGATTATAGTACCTGCTCGGTGTTGACCGCCATTCATAACCAATCGGGCGACATTGCCATGGGGGTGGATTCAGGTGGCGCTGGCGATCAAGGGCTAATGTTCGGCTATGCCTCGAATGAAACCCCAGAACTCATGCCAATGCCCATAATCCTGGCGCACCGGTTAACCAGAAAACTGGCGGAAGTTCGAAAAAAGAATATTCTGCCCTGGGTTCGGCCTGACGGAAAGTCACAAGTGACGGTCGAATATAAAAACGGGAAACCCATTCGCATTGACACCATCGTTCTTTCCACCCAACACAGCGATGCGGTCACCTCAAAGAAAATCGAAAAAGATGTGATGGAAAAAGTAATTATTCCCGTCATGCCTAAGAAATTTTTCAATCAAAAAAATATTAAATTTCACATTAATCCCACTGGACGATTTGTCACCGGAGGTCCTATGGGAGACACCGGACTAACTGGACGAAAAATCATCGTAGACACGTATGGCGGGGTTGGCAGTCACGGAGGTGGAGCTTTTTCCGGAAAAGATCCCAGTAAGGTAGACCGATCAGCCTCATACATGGCGCGATATATTGCTAAAAATGTCGTTGCCGCCCAATTGGCAGAAAAATGTGAAGTGCAATTGGCTTATGCCATCGGAGTTGCAGAACCAGTTTCTGTTTTGGTTGATACAAAAGGCACAGAAAAAGCGTCCGTTGAGCAGATCGAAAAGCTCATCATCAAACACTTTCCGTTGACTCCAAGAGGCATCATTGAGCATCTGAAGTTGCGCCGCCCGATTTACAAAAGAACGGCCGCATACGGACATTTTGGGCGAAACGAACCAGGATTCACCTGGGAAAAAACCGACATAGCGAATGCACTCAGAAAAGGGGCAGGCCTCTAA